From Pseudomonas putida, one genomic window encodes:
- a CDS encoding peptidylprolyl isomerase, protein MKAQARHILVKTAEEAEKLKQRIANGEAFDVLAKKFSTCPSGKRGGDLGEVRPGQLVGAIDQVIFKKPLRVVHGPIKSKFGYHLVQTFYRD, encoded by the coding sequence ATGAAAGCTCAAGCCCGCCACATCCTGGTCAAGACCGCTGAAGAGGCCGAAAAGCTCAAACAGCGCATCGCCAATGGCGAGGCCTTCGACGTGCTGGCCAAGAAGTTCTCCACCTGCCCTTCGGGCAAGCGCGGCGGCGACCTGGGCGAAGTGCGGCCAGGGCAGCTGGTCGGGGCGATCGACCAGGTGATTTTCAAGAAACCCCTGCGTGTGGTGCACGGGCCGATAAAAAGCAAGTTCGGCTACCACCTGGTGCAGACGTTCTACCGCGACTGA
- a CDS encoding AraC family transcriptional regulator — protein sequence MPPTRSSLWRDPALPWVESRRACHSRACYKAHSHPTFSIGAVDAGYSLFTGAGDGQQRLAPGTLVLVPAQRVHACNPEPGQAWSYQMLHVEAQWLAQLRLESGVDAAAPGAPARISRLPALYREFCALNELLFSAASSGEKEAALIAFMGDRDFAQHPHLEAAPAPVLGLPALGSLIEYIEAQDPARLSLEVLARQAGLGRYQLIRAFRAATGLTPHAYLINARINRGRRLLNDGLALAEVAYRLGFADQSHFQRVFKAHVGVTPGQYRLRRG from the coding sequence ATGCCCCCTACCCGCTCCTCACTCTGGCGCGATCCGGCCCTGCCCTGGGTGGAAAGCCGCCGGGCCTGCCACAGCCGTGCCTGCTACAAGGCCCATAGTCATCCGACCTTTTCCATTGGAGCGGTGGATGCGGGGTACAGCCTCTTCACCGGCGCGGGTGATGGGCAACAGCGCCTGGCCCCAGGCACGCTGGTGTTGGTGCCGGCGCAGCGGGTGCATGCCTGTAACCCCGAGCCCGGTCAGGCCTGGAGCTACCAGATGCTGCATGTCGAGGCCCAGTGGCTTGCGCAGCTGCGGCTGGAGTCGGGGGTCGATGCGGCCGCGCCGGGGGCCCCGGCACGGATAAGCCGGCTGCCTGCGTTGTACCGGGAATTCTGTGCGTTGAATGAATTGCTGTTCTCGGCTGCAAGCAGCGGCGAAAAGGAAGCCGCCCTTATCGCCTTCATGGGTGATCGTGATTTTGCCCAGCATCCGCACCTGGAAGCCGCGCCAGCGCCCGTGTTAGGCCTGCCGGCCCTGGGTAGCCTGATTGAGTACATCGAAGCCCAGGACCCTGCCCGGCTCAGCCTTGAAGTGCTTGCCCGGCAAGCAGGGCTTGGCCGCTATCAGTTGATCCGTGCGTTTCGCGCCGCCACCGGGCTGACGCCGCATGCCTACCTGATCAATGCCCGCATCAACCGTGGCCGCCGGCTGCTAAACGACGGGCTGGCGCTGGCCGAGGTGGCCTATCGATTGGGTTTTGCCGATCAGAGCCATTTTCAGCGGGTATTCAAGGCGCATGTGGGCGTGACGCCGGGTCAGTATCGGCTGCGCCGGGGTTAG
- a CDS encoding acetoacetate--CoA ligase, translated as MNDVLWSPAAAQIEASTMDAFRRWINRRYNLQLTEYAALHRWSIEQRAAFWQAIADYFQVLWHTPPSQVLSEGAHMPDARWFADATLNFAEHLLRRRDDHTAVTALREDGQRRSLSHAQLAAEVAGLQTAFKDAGIEPGDRIGAVMPNTWETLVAMLACTSLGAIWSTSSPEFGLHGIIDRFGQIEPKLLIVCAGYQYAGKQIDQVDKINQVCAQLPRLQQLIVVPYTREQTQADEFNTPAKVSLWGDFYQAGGEPGFTPLPFDHPLYILYSSGTTGVPKCIVHSAGGVLLQHLKEHGLHNDLKADDVLFYYTTCGWMMWNWLASGLAVGATLILYDGSPFHPSPERLLDLIDAEGIQAFGTSAKYLAALEQEGLEPARSHRLDSLRLILSTGSPLSPHSYDYVYRKIKAEVCLASMSGGTDIVSCFVLGNPTLPVRRGEIACKGLGMAVEVWDEQGRPVTGEKGELVCTRHFPSMPLGFWNDDDGSRYREAYFSQFPGVWAQGDYAEQLSTGGMVIHGRSDAVLNPGGVRIGTAEIYRQVEKVEEVLESVAIGQQCKGDVRVVLFVRLRDGLTLDDALQQRIRQVIRQYTTPRHVPAVIVQVGDIPRTISGKLVELAVRNVVHGLPVKNTDALANPEALEYFRDRTELHVQA; from the coding sequence ATGAATGATGTGCTTTGGAGTCCTGCTGCGGCGCAAATCGAGGCCAGCACGATGGATGCCTTTCGCCGCTGGATCAACCGGCGCTACAACCTGCAGCTCACCGAATACGCAGCCCTGCACCGCTGGAGCATCGAGCAACGCGCCGCGTTCTGGCAAGCCATTGCCGACTATTTTCAGGTGCTGTGGCATACCCCGCCCAGCCAGGTGCTGAGCGAAGGTGCGCACATGCCCGATGCGCGTTGGTTCGCCGACGCCACGCTCAATTTCGCCGAGCACCTGCTACGCCGGCGTGACGATCACACTGCGGTGACGGCCCTGCGCGAGGACGGCCAGCGCAGGTCACTGAGCCACGCGCAACTGGCCGCGGAAGTGGCCGGGCTGCAAACGGCCTTCAAGGATGCCGGCATCGAGCCAGGTGACCGTATTGGCGCGGTGATGCCCAACACCTGGGAAACCCTCGTGGCCATGCTGGCCTGCACCAGCCTCGGCGCCATCTGGTCGACGTCATCGCCGGAGTTCGGCCTGCACGGCATCATCGATCGCTTCGGCCAGATCGAGCCCAAGCTGCTGATCGTCTGTGCCGGTTACCAGTACGCCGGCAAGCAGATCGACCAGGTCGACAAGATCAACCAGGTCTGCGCGCAGTTGCCCAGGCTGCAGCAACTGATCGTGGTGCCCTACACGCGCGAGCAGACCCAAGCCGACGAATTCAATACCCCTGCCAAGGTCAGCCTGTGGGGCGACTTCTACCAGGCAGGCGGTGAGCCAGGCTTCACCCCGCTACCGTTCGATCACCCGCTGTACATCCTCTACTCCAGCGGCACCACCGGCGTGCCCAAGTGCATCGTCCACAGCGCGGGCGGTGTGTTGCTGCAACACCTCAAGGAACACGGCCTGCACAATGACCTCAAGGCCGATGACGTGCTGTTCTACTACACCACCTGCGGCTGGATGATGTGGAACTGGCTGGCCAGTGGCCTGGCAGTGGGGGCTACGTTGATACTGTACGACGGCTCCCCCTTCCACCCGAGCCCCGAGCGCCTGCTCGACCTGATCGACGCCGAAGGCATCCAGGCCTTCGGCACCAGCGCCAAGTACCTGGCCGCGCTCGAACAGGAGGGCCTGGAGCCGGCACGCAGTCATCGACTGGACAGCCTGCGCCTGATCCTCTCCACTGGCTCACCGCTGTCGCCGCACAGCTACGACTACGTTTACCGCAAGATAAAGGCCGAAGTGTGCCTGGCGTCCATGTCCGGGGGCACCGATATCGTGTCCTGCTTCGTGCTGGGCAACCCCACGCTGCCGGTACGCCGAGGCGAAATTGCCTGCAAGGGCCTGGGTATGGCTGTCGAAGTATGGGATGAGCAGGGTCGCCCGGTGACCGGTGAAAAAGGCGAGCTCGTGTGCACCCGCCATTTCCCGTCGATGCCCCTGGGCTTCTGGAACGACGACGATGGCAGCCGCTACCGCGAGGCCTACTTCAGTCAATTTCCCGGTGTCTGGGCGCAGGGCGACTACGCCGAGCAGCTCAGCACAGGCGGCATGGTGATCCATGGGCGTTCCGATGCCGTGCTCAACCCAGGGGGCGTGCGCATCGGCACGGCGGAAATCTACCGCCAGGTAGAAAAGGTCGAAGAGGTGCTGGAGAGCGTCGCCATCGGCCAGCAGTGCAAAGGCGATGTGCGTGTCGTGCTGTTCGTGCGCCTGCGTGATGGCCTGACGCTCGATGACGCTTTGCAACAGCGCATTCGCCAGGTGATCCGCCAGTACACCACGCCGCGCCATGTGCCGGCGGTGATCGTACAGGTCGGTGATATTCCACGGACCATCAGCGGCAAGCTGGTGGAGCTGGCGGTGCGCAACGTGGTGCACGGGCTACCCGTGAAAAATACCGACGCGTTGGCCAACCCCGAAGCGCTCGAATACTTTCGTGACCGCACGGAGCTGCACGTTCAGGCATAA
- a CDS encoding LysE family translocator, whose translation MDLSSLLLFIPACFALNMAPGPNNLLSLHNASRYGLRTACVAGGGRIIAFSGMIALAAMGLAVVLHTSEYLFLVIKVVGAAYLFYIAWQLWCAPVGEALVASEQPRGSWRLARQEFWVAAGNPKAILIFTAFLPQFVTVGSTTPVSEQFLWLGVLFLLLEWVAIALYAGLGAYLQRWFSQPGPRRVFNRVSAGLLGCAGLGLLAARR comes from the coding sequence ATGGACCTGTCGAGCCTGCTGTTATTCATCCCTGCCTGCTTCGCCCTGAACATGGCACCTGGGCCGAACAACCTGTTGTCGTTGCACAATGCCAGCCGCTACGGCCTGCGTACCGCCTGCGTAGCAGGTGGCGGGCGCATCATCGCCTTCAGCGGCATGATTGCCTTGGCAGCGATGGGCCTGGCGGTGGTGCTGCACACCAGCGAATACCTGTTCCTGGTGATCAAGGTGGTGGGTGCGGCCTACCTGTTCTACATCGCCTGGCAGCTGTGGTGCGCCCCGGTGGGCGAGGCGCTGGTGGCCAGCGAGCAACCGCGTGGCAGTTGGCGCCTGGCGCGGCAGGAGTTCTGGGTGGCCGCGGGCAACCCGAAAGCGATCCTGATTTTTACCGCTTTCCTGCCACAGTTCGTCACGGTAGGCAGCACCACCCCGGTCAGTGAGCAGTTTCTCTGGTTGGGGGTACTGTTCCTGCTGCTGGAATGGGTGGCGATTGCCCTCTATGCCGGCCTTGGCGCCTACCTGCAGCGCTGGTTCAGCCAGCCGGGCCCGCGCCGGGTGTTCAACCGGGTCAGCGCCGGCCTGCTCGGTTGCGCAGGCCTCGGCTTGCTGGCCGCGCGCCGTTAA
- a CDS encoding LysE family translocator has product MEQFLIVALAHFLALLSPGPDFFLVARTSISAGWRVASGACLGIALANGLFISLAFAGLAVLQESSLVFIALQLAGALYLLYIGALFLRHAGRSGLAAVGTRGAVSGWLRGLGMGFVSGGLNPKNGLFYASLASMVASSSVGWKWAYGVWMFSIVLLWDLLVAAVIGNQRLLRRFAHALPWLERASGMMLIILAGALLLRLARG; this is encoded by the coding sequence ATGGAGCAGTTTCTGATCGTCGCCCTCGCCCACTTCCTGGCCCTGCTGTCCCCTGGCCCGGATTTCTTCCTGGTCGCCCGCACCTCGATCAGCGCCGGTTGGCGCGTCGCCAGCGGCGCCTGCCTGGGCATCGCCCTGGCCAATGGCCTGTTCATCAGCCTGGCTTTCGCAGGCCTGGCGGTACTGCAGGAAAGCAGCCTGGTGTTCATCGCCTTGCAGCTGGCCGGCGCGCTTTACCTGCTTTACATAGGCGCGCTGTTCCTGCGCCACGCCGGACGATCCGGCCTGGCTGCGGTCGGTACCCGAGGGGCAGTGAGCGGGTGGTTGCGAGGGCTGGGGATGGGCTTCGTATCGGGCGGGCTCAACCCCAAGAACGGACTGTTCTACGCCAGCCTCGCCAGCATGGTCGCCAGCAGCAGTGTTGGCTGGAAATGGGCCTATGGTGTCTGGATGTTCAGCATCGTTCTGTTGTGGGACTTACTGGTAGCGGCAGTGATCGGCAACCAGCGCCTTTTGCGGCGCTTTGCTCATGCCCTGCCCTGGCTGGAGCGGGCCTCGGGGATGATGCTGATAATACTGGCAGGTGCATTGCTGCTCAGACTGGCGCGGGGTTGA